The window tgtgtgtgtgtgtgtgtgtgtgtgtgtgtgtgtgtgtgtgtgtgtgtgtgtatacacacacacacacacacacacacacacacatatatatctatatatatatatatatatatatatatatatatatatatatatatatatatatatatataaaattttagccatctttagaaatagaaagataatatatttattatcaacCACAATCAGGCGAGTGCATTAAGtttcccaccagtgacgatatacagccatatcccactgctacgaatgtaatattgtgtttatataacAGTTCGACAGCgtaatcatgtgtataaaaaagaaaatcaaacacggagagtctaaaaatccttttatatgaggaactactttcttccgccattcattaacatctgcagctgacgtcagaacagcaacaATTGTTGCTACTtaacaaacgtcactttagagctagcgtttgaatgattctctagcgtaatgtctattTGGTTAAAAATcacctcaaagcagaagctgtgaactacaacctgtgagtgtttttatttgttaaaattgatgaTACCAGGTTCAATGTCTAGCGTTAACTTTATGCTGTAGCAATGAtataaacaatgggaaatgctgttttgcaccgcaaacgatttagctaaaaattcatattaatcagttaaactactgtaaactcacacacactccaccagcacgttcgtgtctctatgtgtgtgtgcaacttTGCATTAAttctctataggcagcttttaCATGCGTTTCACATATCTCAGATAATAAAGTCGCAAAACATATGTGGATGAtacatattacttacacctgcatattccgcaTATAAGTGAAAGAAGTCGTGTAACgcgttaagttaaaaaaaaatgcaggggaGCTCACCTAACTCATGGTagcagcaaaaaataaacaaaggctCACACAGGTAGCATCCCACAGGTTGACTgaggtttacacagcagaaaagcgcatGCTTATACGTgtgtgacgtggagccgatccgcgaatcgcagcacattatgacgatgaccaatcagagtcacttaagggcaggcctttcagaggaactaggaaatataccagtcattttcatgttagcttagtagctgtgtataattaaagatttatgaaaaaataacacgatttccttcaagtgaaacatgagcacacattgctttgcatcttataaacacaaccaagccttaaaattacattctggaccacccctttaagattataaggttgaacggcatgaaatgccatcagtctgacatgtctcagtatttctctgttgcaatcggagatcacaataattacccTGTAATAGCCAAAGTAttgcaatcactaccagattactgttgtgtttgcgatacaGAAAACCGAGTTATTCAAAGAGTGGCCaccacaaaatacatacattcctttTATGTAAGTcacatctcacactcaatacactacaattactatggtttAAATACAACAATACAACATACAAatgagagagatcgacttagaaagtcacttaccagttttataatgatttgatcagataATTTGATTTGATCAGAGTTTTTCTCCTGTAAGGTCTTATTATTCTGTCTCTGTCCCCATCTTATGGAGGTGAcaacatcaaccatctttgctcagTATGACTACTTAAGCTAATGGCTACCGACACtttgtctctcagaaattataaatatttaaaataggcacatcttataaataaactgtatagaTGCAATCTAAACGACAATATTCTCacctgcaatatttgtcaaactgttgtgagtttattgatctgctgtcactccatGTGGGCGAAGTACAGACGGGTAAGGAGGCTGTAAGAGTGCTGGTactgcagaatattgcacggctatcagccattCAGAGCTGAGAGCCAGACTGAactgttgcatatatatatatatatatatatatatatatatatatatatatatatatatatatatatatatatatatatatatacatttccagtcttatttgttattataACCATTGttatattattgatttatttgttttctttttacttagtccctttttaatctggggttgccacagcggaatgaaccgccaacttttccggcatatggtttttatgcagcggatgctcttccagctgcaacccattacttggaaacatccatacacacttattcacacacacatacacacttctcCATTtacacctggggatactcatcccgaggtcctcagattatgcggagtcactgattggatccaagaccagcgacaagatgatcccaaggtttccataatccgggaccaggccgtatcctgagctgttgctgcgctggtggtcatggggggagtggagagtatgagactgattccagtgatgctccagggacagacgagtcttcttgctgtgagttgaccgtgctacccactgcgtcaccatgaGGCCCCTATTGATctatattggttttatttttgtgtgtgtgtgtgtgtctttgttgtTCTGTCAAACTACAAAGACTGCCAGTTTATAATATCAAgcacaaaaactaaaatattatgtcattaaaaaaaaaaagattaaacaagaAAGCATCATTGGCCATAAATGGTGTCTCAATCCATCCCATGTTTGCCCTGAGAGAAAGACAAGACTCTAATAAAAGGAGTTTTATCAAACTTTGATAATGTAAACAAGATGACGATAAAGCAAGGCATCAATTAAAGTTTTTCTCTGCTCCTAAAATTTGATGTGAAGATTTGGCATGGTCATCAGAAAATCATTCCTTGGCTTGGAAATGCTCTTCTGGCTGATAGCGGAGAATACTGATATAGCTTTAGGGCCAAGAGGACTGCCAAGGTCAACACAAGCAAGAGAACACTTTATGAAAAACATATCAAAAACGACAGCTGGACATCATGAtactaatttaaatttaaggGCTGATGAAAACGagaaataaaaccaaaacaaagacctGGTTTACATAAATCCACGGGAATCCTTTTTGTTTCCAAAACAAATAAGGGCTGTTTTGTTCTCGGGTTTACATCAACCGAGCGAGAGTCATGTAGAGTTTCTGCACCGTTTGTTTACAAACTCCTGAACTTTTTTTCTTGACAGGGATTTTTCTGACGCTACGTCAACAGAGGTGGAATGCGCGCGTGCCAATAGATGTTAATAAGCAACGATAGACGCGCTGTTCAGAAGAGAGCTGCGTGAGTTTACTCTGTAACACACTTGTTGTTTTATCTCATCACAAGTTGACAGTTTTGATGTTGCTATTTGGATTGGGCCAGGCTAATAGCAGAGATGGTTATTATTGTCTTCGCGCCTCAACCTTTTTTTGCCGAAGGATGGTAACTAATTCTTAATGACGCGACGTTGCATTTTAGACGTTTTCATACTATACTGTACTCTATTTTTGGGAGATAGGATGCTAGTTCGTGGATTTGCCGACAAACTAGGGACATATCAATGGGTCAAATTCAGGATTTGAGCCGTAAGTGTATATAGGATGCTTTCAAAGCAAAAGCACGTCACCTGGTTCCATGTTATCCTCTTTACGACTCTCATACCTCTGCAAAGAAGGTAAACTGCAGCttttcatcttcttcttcttctttttcttcttcttcctcctcctcctcttcttcttatTGAgctgaataaatttaaaaaaatctttgtaaacGAATATTTCTGAAAAGCAgcaacttttaattattttaatttaatttgttttcggcttagttcctttttaaTCCGGGGCTTCCACAGTGgtatgaactgacaacttatccggcatatgtttttatatgcagcggatgcccttccagctacttAATTTTTGTAAATAAGATAAAATGGTTAAAGCAAAAATTGATGCATTTCTGACTTTGCAttcagtttaataaatatttttagatgACGAcgcaattaaataaatgtaaaataaataaataaataaataaataaataaataaatggtttggCTTGAAGAGGGTGGGCCATCACTTGAACAAAGAAGTCTGAAGAGaaaatgtatttctttctttctttctttctttctttctttctttctttctttctttctttctttctttctttctttctttctttctttctttctttcatttataattatatttaaacctgttttattgaatttttaatgttttaatcattttaattactaaattattttatttcttataattgttttattttataattctgttaatcttgtttatgtaaagcactttaaatttccattgtgtatgaaatgtgctataaacAAACTTGTGTTTTTAGACATGCAAACTATATTGTTTTTTGTGGTAATGtgtatctttaatttttttatagaaCTATTTCTGTTTCTTTTACACCACAGGGTGAATGGGAACCCTTTAGTAATGGATCCCAATAGCATCTGCCGTAAAACTAGGATGTTGGCTGGCAGACACACTGACCTGTGCCAGTCTCAGCCTGAGATCATTCAAGAAGTGGCAAAAGGTGCCCGGCTGGGCATACGAGAATGCCAACATCAGTTCCATAACCATCGTTGGAACTGCACCAGTCAGGGCAGAAACCTGGCCAAGATCCTGCAACAAGGTGAGGAACAATACAAAAGCTACTTTTTTTGCTACACCTTGCAAGCGCTGAGTTGGGCCTCTTTTGCTTTCAGTATTGCATTAATTTTTCTTGCTACAGATTCAAGAAGATGCTAGAAACATTACTCAGAGATATTAGTCCATATTAGTATGATGTCCTCATATAGTTATAGACTACACtcattcatgatgcaaatctccatTTTCACCACATATATTAGTTCTATTAGTTTGAGACTAAACAGGTGTACTCAATAAAGTGTCCAGTGTGTATAATTTATAACTGTAAGTCATAATTCCCCTTAAACATAATTTCAAAATAACCATTAGATTGAAAATATAGAAAACATAAAagcaaaatgtacttttttcctgtaatcagatctgccttaattccaagaaagatgttgttttaataggttttgttttgatttggttGGGATCTGCTGACATGTCAAATGATGTTTCTGCAGATTCTGAACTACTCTGCAGTTCTTTGCTTAGTCAGAGATTTATATGGGGTGtctgtgcattttttattattatttcagattGTAAACATGTGATATGAATTCTCACAATGATGGTTTTAAAAGTGAGTGTCGCTGTTGAATTCCTTGTATGGCCTTTAGAGGGCATGATTATACTACAGTTTGACCAAAGTGATTTCTTGAcccataaaacaagcaaaacaaagcagatgtttttttttttaattattagcagATTGAAAGTACATCATAAAAAAATGTTAGTTACTTAAAACATAACACTACATTGTTACAATACTTActcacttaaaaagtgagtaaatcattGTCCTAAAAAGTGGCAGGTTGGCAttacttaaaaatgtgtaaatccaaaaaattgtatttgttttataattaagcACATTGTACATTTACTTAAAGGATTAGTTTATCCCCAAATTAAAATTAtgtcattaattactcatcctcatgccATTCCGAACTCTTCGTtcgtcttcagaacacaaatgggCTATATGAGAagctagtgtttttcaaccaatgatgaacttctggtgaaagctgtatgtgactgttttcaatgtcataaggttccttttaaacCATTGATATTGAAACATGGTTAAATatacttaagcattcatttggttGTGTAAAGTGTAAAAAGAAATGAAAGACCGTGTAAACGCTAGCGccatcattagcagcaggctagcaattctagaaattccattaaaaaatactggagtaaaattaatttgcatattttaaagacatttataaaaaacataatttaatgcaGCGCCTCTTTTTTGGTccgatacccactttatatcgtatctcagccaggcagtgaagattgctgtttgttttaaagaaatcagatcttaaacccAGCGATTTTGTATGGAAATCCAGAAAGTTACCACATCCGCAAAAGCATCCTCAAAAGCCCATATGCCTTTAATAGTTCAAttggaatattatcaagctaaaaaaaaaaatacatttttgtgcgcaaaaaacaaaaaaaatatctttattcaACGGTttcttctcagtgtcagtatattgagCAAGTTTACAAGCAATGTGCAATGATGTACACTTGGATCATACGGCAGAGGCATATGTGTATTTGACAGAGGCCATATACGTGTGCGTGCAGTGGCGTTACAAGGTGGGGCTTTGGGGACTTAAGCCCTGATGTATTATCAAAACcccctgatcttttggaatatgttgcacttaaaattaggttgtataacatttattttgttatccaaGCACTTAAAATGACCACATACATCATGCTCATTCCACTTAACGCAGCGTTTGTGTCAGGTAATTAaatagtcagctgttcagcactacctgtttctaccggcaggtgggagtggcactgttgtcacatggtgttcAAAAGTCCCGCCACTGCaatgtcatcattcattcattatttttaggAACTGAAGCTAATGAGGTCATTATACAACAGTTTCGCCAAACTAaatagttctaactactgatgaagcttaatatttgttttcacaggataaaatgtgtgtagttttggtgaaataaaataactgtaatcaataaaatgtgcgtCATATAAATTCACATACAAATTGTTCCTTTTTGGTGTTACAAGTcataaagcttcgcaatttattGTTAAAAGACTGTCAACTCAAAacctctttatttattattaaacaatttattatcCTATTATTAAGATCAGAGTAGATCACGTTTTGAAAGTGGGGGTATTTTAGCAGGGTgaactttaacttttttttaagggGCTTTGAGTTGGActtctttggggctaagccccttatccatttcaaccctagcaacgcccctgtgTGTGTgccccctatactgacactgaggagaacaaactgttgaataaagtcattgtttttgtttaatgtgtgcaaaaatgtatttttgtagcTTGGTAATATtcagattgaaccactgaagataaaatatggtctgttttgaggatgttttgggGTATTCttctggactttgaatgagtTGTGACCGTTGCTGTATAtatggaggataagggagctctccgatttcacctaaaatatcctTATTTGTATTCTGAACATGGACAAAGACATCAGAGGTTTGGAAAGACAAGAGGGTGAGTAATAAAAACCatcatttagatttttgtttgaATTAACACTGTGCAATGGGGTCATATCTTTAAGTAAAGTCCGCTAATCACTTTTTATAGTCCATATGTGTCTGAGAGAGAGAAGAGACTATAAAAAAagtctgttttgaaaatgtaatctgttatgatatatttttttaatccaaaCATGACTTGATGGCTTATTAAACTTGGCTAAATTTATAAGCCCAACTTTTGTACAATTTAAATTTAATCCCAAGATTGAATTCCACTTGGAGGAATGCTTTACACTAAAGGGGAAATTTTTCTTTTGGCAGTTCAATGTGTATCTAGGCAGGTCTAGACAACGGAGATGTGCGAGGAATGTGAATCTGAGTTATTGTTAATGTTGTAATTCCGCAAATATTTAAGTGATGAGTTTGATGGGACGTCAAAGTAAAATTGGTTTAGATAGAGATCGTAATCATACCCATACCATGAGATCATCCACACAACAGAATGCACTTTTTGTAGGTCTACAGCTTTGTTTATGAACAAAAGAATGTGAGCTGTGGATCTATGGACTGTTTTCTAGATATCCGGGAAACTGCATTTGTGTATGCCGTCACAGCTGCCGGGGTGATGCATGCAGTGACACAGGCCTGCAGCCAGGGAGCGCTGCCTCAGTGTGGCTGTGTGACCCTTCAGAGCTCCTCAGAAACGTACCGCGTCTCCCCAGCAGAGGAAGTGCTCATCCAGGCCTCATCTCTCCATGATTGGCACTGGGAGTGGGGCGGCTGTGGAGACGATGTAGACTTTGGTTATGAAAAGTCTCGTCAGTTCATGGACATCAGGCAGCGAAAGGGCAAGAGCGACATCAGGAGCCTTATTGACCTGCACAACAACGAGGCAGGAAGAGTGGTATGTTTACATTTCTGGGATTGGAAATATGACAGAATAGGAAACtgtagttattatttttaatagtacaGAGAATgtagtattatttttttgctctcccatttggttcaaaagcaAATGAAAAAGATATTCTACTGCTTCcctttattttctaataaatatacAGAAAGAACAGGGAAAGATctgtatttcagcagtacaaatGTAGGAAGATCTGAcatgtagttatttatttataataatacaaataataattaaataataataattagtgctgggcaaagattaattacaattgatcacatccaaaataaacatttgtggATTATATGTGATATGTGTTTTAgctatatatttattacagtatgtatatgtgatatacacacatatacaatacATAGAAACAATATACTGTACACAAAACAATgttgttacatagatatttacaatttatatgttttgtacacatatattttatatataaaaataaataaaatattctcaaatatatgcatgcctgtgtgcatttatatatacataatatacacacacccttaaattattttattttggatgcgattaatagAAATACATTTTAGCCCACTAATTttgcactaataataataataataataataatatagattttttttgtaattattgaaGTTAACTTTTtaactatttataaaaatattattgtaagaaattgtattattatattattattttgtagtcTCATACTTTGTTGATTTAGGATGTTATTTATTGTGGAAATGCATCATTAGGAATTGGTAATTCaaactgctgtggcgacccctgttaaaTCAGAGCGAGTGAGTGTTTCATAATTTAGTTGTTTTTGCACTGGGTCTGTGAGCACTGCACATGAAAAACTGGCATTTATAGTAACCTATATAACTATATACTTGGAAGTAAAGATTTATAAAACATCATGATTTAAATGTGGTTTTGGGTCAGGTTTtcttattttcatgtttttaaataagaaaattactCTGTTCATCAAGttggcatttattaaatatataaacaaattaattgttaaatatttattacaattttaaataaccgCCTTCTTATTGTATAaggtttcaaatgaaattattactccagccattattgcttttattaccattactaccattaataataataataataataataataataataacaatggttctatttaatattagagtgatttctaaaggatcatgtgactctgaagacttgAGTGATGAAGCTGagaatcactggaataaatgattaaatgataaattacttttgaacagttattttattgtacattagcatttcacaatttttgctatattttttattaaataaatgcagccttggtgagcaggataagcttattttaaaacatttaaaattcctactgaccccaaacttttgaccggtagtgcacgtgcacacacacacacacacacacacacacacacacacacacacacacacacacacacacacacacacacacatacacacaaacagttgaagtcagaattattagcccacctttgattttttttatttcttaaattatgtttacctgagcaaggaaatattcacagtatgtcataatattttttcttctggagaaagtcttatttgttttatttcagctggaataaaagcagttttgaataaaaaaaaaaaaaaaaaacattttaaggtcaataccaATCAGTAccaatattattcactgtcattatgacaaagataaaataaatgagttattgaaaattagttattaaaactattatgtttagaaatgcgctgaaaaaaatcttcaacagaaaatgggggaaaaacaCTTACAGTAGGTgtcctttttattaatttaaagtatAGTTCCCCCAAAATGTAAAATCTCAGTACAAACATACATGGAACTTTTCACAATATAAGTTAACCTATAACAAAAACAGACTGTATGCCCCTTCCTGGTAGCATTAAATACTTTTATAATCCATATATCCCACTGCACATTCTGACACGCTGTCAACTGAAGGCTAGCTGAACATCTGTCTGCATAGCTTACAACATttagaaaataatgcaaataCAGTGTGCTATGTGACGGGCTTttggttttcaaaataagagttcaACATGCATATAATTGTAAAATAAGCTTATTAGTTCATATTAATGATCTCATGTTTAATAGTTTGTGTATTGTTCTGATTGgtctgttttttttcagtagatttTACACTCACCAGATTTGCATGAGAACGAGGAAACgatggtgtttgaggctcacagTATACCATTTCCATACTGAACTCTTACTAACCAGCTATGCCTGGATAtattcagattttcattatacGGCCCCTTTAAGTAAAGTAATGAATAAGTATATACGTGAAGAAGTCAAAATTGTTGGCCCTCCTGtgaagttttttctttttcaaatattttccaaatgatatttaacagagcaaggaatttttcacaggatttcctataatattttttcttctagaaaaagtcttatttgttttattcaagcTAGGATAAAAGCTTTAtaagaataaaagttttttttttaaccattttaatgtcaatattattagcccctttaagctattttattttcgattgtctagaaaaaaaacatagttgtacaatgatttgcctatttaccctaacttgcctaatttaccTGGTTAAGCTTTTCAATTAAATGCtctagtgtcttaaaaaatatctagccaattattatttactgtcatcatggaaaggATAaaggaatcagttattagaaatgagttatttgaactattatgtttagaaatgtgttgaataaatcttctcttcgttaaacagaaattgggggaaaatatatacagggggctaataattcaggagggataataatttcaGCTGTAAATCTGATTGTCTTGACAATCAACAGATGTACAAGTACACTTCATCCTTTCAAATCTTAGTGAGTTATAATGCAATATAGCAGGTcagaaaaaaagattattattgtCTTCCATTTTGATCAGGCCATCCAGATACAGATGAGGACGGAGTGTAAATGCCACGGTCTTTCTGGGTCCTGCACTCTCCGCAGCTGCTGGAAGAAGATGCCGCTCTTCCGTCAGGTTGGTGATCAGCTCATGCAGAGCTTCCACACAGCCGTCCGCGTGATGGGTGGCAATGATGGGAAATCGCTGGTGTCCATCGATCCGGATGCTCCCCCCCTCGATGCCAATGTCCTGATCTATTCTGCAGAGTCACCTGACTTCTGCAAAGCCAATCACAGGAGCGGCACAGAGGGCACAGGGGGTCGTGCGTGTAACAGGACAGAGACGGGGCCGGGCGGCTGTGACAGTCTGTGCTGTGGGAATGGGTTCGCGGATTTTACAGTGGAAGAGGAGGAAAACTGTGAGTGTCGCTTTCACTGGTGCTGCGAGGTTCAGTGCCAGACATGCTCTCAGAGGAAGAATGTCAGCCTCTGCTTGTAAAAGAGTGTAGTGGCTGTAATAGGACAgtatgatttttgtttttgtgaatccaccagaggccgctgtgttcgctttttaagatctcaaatttctctggcaagtgtcattcatgcctgctgttctcacgtaaatccaccagaggccgctgttgactgactgaccaatcggcCGACCCCCCTCGTTCTTCTCTaaactgatttttaccacgttttcagattttaccacattctcacccttttatttacttgtttattttatttttggcttctgtttct is drawn from Danio rerio strain Tuebingen ecotype United States chromosome 6, GRCz12tu, whole genome shotgun sequence and contains these coding sequences:
- the wnt6a gene encoding protein Wnt-6, coding for MLSKQKHVTWFHVILFTTLIPLQRRVNGNPLVMDPNSICRKTRMLAGRHTDLCQSQPEIIQEVAKGARLGIRECQHQFHNHRWNCTSQGRNLAKILQQDIRETAFVYAVTAAGVMHAVTQACSQGALPQCGCVTLQSSSETYRVSPAEEVLIQASSLHDWHWEWGGCGDDVDFGYEKSRQFMDIRQRKGKSDIRSLIDLHNNEAGRVAIQIQMRTECKCHGLSGSCTLRSCWKKMPLFRQVGDQLMQSFHTAVRVMGGNDGKSLVSIDPDAPPLDANVLIYSAESPDFCKANHRSGTEGTGGRACNRTETGPGGCDSLCCGNGFADFTVEEEENCECRFHWCCEVQCQTCSQRKNVSLCL